TGTCTGTGCCGCGGGCCTGAACGCCGGCGGCGCCTTGGACTGAAGGGAAGATCCCGTGGATCTCTCCAACCGCACCGTTCTCATCGTCGGCGGAACCTCGGGTATCGGGCGAGAGCTGGCCCGGCGGTTCGCTGCGGCGGGCAGCACCGTGGCCGTTGGCGGCCGCAGCCCGGAGGCACTCTCGGAACTCGCTGAGGAAGGCTTCGGCACGATCAGCATCGACGTCACCGACGGTGCTTCCGTCGCATCTGCCCGTGACGCCGCGCTCGCCCGATACCCCGAGCTGGACACCGTGGTGACGATGTCGGGCGTCATGCTCCTGGAGGACCTGCGCGACCCCGCGCACTTCGAAGCGGCAGCAACGACGATCGACACCAACCTGCTCGGCACCATCCGGGTCATCGACGCCTTCACCCCGCACCTGATCCGGCGGGGTAGCGGCACCTTGATCACCGTCACCTCCGGCATCGCCTTCCTGCCGTTCCCGCCCATGCCCAGCTACGCTGCCTCGAAGGCCGCGGTGCACGCCTACTCAGAGGCACTGCGCGCGCAGCTCGACGGCACCGGCGTCGGCGTCGTGGAGCTCGTCCCCCCTGCCGTCGCCACGGCAGGACAGGAAAAGGTGAACCCGCACGCGCTGCCGCTCGACGACTTCGCCACTGAGGTCATGCACCTGCTCGCACAGGACCCCACCCCCCACGAGATCCTCGTGAAGGGCGTCCGCGTGCACCGCTGGGCCGAGCGCGACGGCACCTACGACGACCTCGTCGCACAGCGATCCCAGGCCCTGGCCATGCTCCCCAGCCGCCAAGGCTGACGCCCTTCCCCCTCCCGGGCGGCAACGGTTGCAGCGGGGGGCGTCTCCCTGCTCACCAAGGTGGGTCAGGGCAGAGTGGCACCGCTCGTGCAGGTCCCAGCATTCGCAAGGCCATGTGCAGCACCAACGCGATAGAGACCGTCAACGCCCGCATACGCAGGGGCGTTCGCGCCCGCAGGCACTCCCCCTCGAAAGGAGGGTGAGTCCAACGACCCTGTGCGCACGGTGAAGCCTGCCCCGGTTCAAGACCGGGTGAAGGCATGGACGTGGGGCAGATCGGCTGTTCGGACCTGGTCGATCCAGCGCGTGAGCGCATCCGCAGTGGACAAAGAGGCGACTCAGCCACCGAGGTAGAACGTTCGGTATTGACAGGCACACGAGAGTCGCCTGATCATGGCAAGTAGATCGAACGTTCTCCCTCGCAACTGGGTGGTGCCGTCATGGTTCTCCGTCGCTGGATCCTCTTCCTGAGCGTCGCCTTGGCGGTCGCGGCCGGCCTGGCGCTACCAGCCGTCGCCGGGACCGAACGCGGCATCCTCGCGGTGCTGTTCATGGGAGCCGCGGGGACCGCCGTGAGCGCCCACACCACTCCCTCGAAGTCCGCCCCCACGGCTGATAAGACCCCTCAGCCCCTTCCGGTCGCAGCTGACGAGGCTGTCGAGAAGCAGACACCTCAGAGGAAGGAAGTCAAGGAGGTGGCAGCCGAGAAGACCGACGTGCGGACCTATGCGGTGAAGCCCGGCGATTACCTTTCACGCATCGCCGACGAGCAGGACGTCAGCGGGGGTTGGGAGAGGCTCTACGCCGACAACCGTGAGGCAATCGGAGCTGACCCGTCACTGATCCGCCCGGGTCTCAAGCTCGTCATCGGCGGTAAGCAAGCCGAGGCTGCGGCCCTCGAGTCCTCAGCGGCCGACTCGTTCACTTACCAACGCTCCGGAACGAAGAGGGCCGGGACAACTGCACCCGCGCGGAAGAGGGCCGGGACAGTCGTCCCCGAGTCGTCGCCGGTCGCCTCCACTCCCAGGTCCCAGTCGCCCTCCAAGGACTCCTCCGACCCCAAGCACTCCGAGTCGAAGACAGCCAGGAAGGCCACCACGGCATTCAAGGCCACCGGCAGCGTCAACGGCTTCACCGCCCCGGTCACCGGCGCCCCCCTCGGCACCGGCTACAAGACAGGGGGCAGTCTGTGGTCCAGCGGCCACCACACCGGTGTCGACTTCCTCGCCGCGGCCGGCACCCCGCTGAAGGCGGTCGGTGCGGGCACCGTCGTCTCGGCCGACTGGAGCGACGCGTACGGCAACCAGGTCGTCATCCAACTCGCCGACGGCTACTACGCCCAGTACGCCCACCTGTCCGCGCTCTCGGTCGCCAGCGGCCAGGCCGTGACCGCGGGCCAGCAGATCGGCCTCTCCGGCGCGACCGGCAACGTCACCGGCCCGCACCTGCACTTCGAGATCCGCACCACGCCGGACTACGGCTCGGACATCGACCCGGTCGCCTACCTGCGCACCAAGGGTGTCTCCATCGGCTGACGGGCCCTCCCCCACGAGAACCGCCCACCGGGACCACCACGAGAGCCCAGATGGAGCCGTTCACCGCCGATGGGCAAGAGATGCCGGTGGTGACCGCGTGGGCCGTGGTTGGGGGCCCGTCGTTCCGCGTCGGCATGCAGCGGAAGCGGACGTGCTCACGGGGGACTACGGTCTGGCATGCCTGACGGACCGGCCCAAGTGGGCGGTGCGGGTGACGGGCCAACCGGGGAACCGGTCGGCCCGCTCACGCCCGAGGCTGCACAACCCTCGACGTGGACCTGGCGTATCCGCTCGTCGAGAACGGTCAGATCCTGGTGCGGTCGGGCGCCGAGTTCGCCATGCGCCACGGACTGACCTCGTTGCAGGTGCCAGGACCCTACGACGGCATGCTCACCCATCCCGACGAGATCGCTGATGCGATCCGGCCCGACTGACGCGTGCACCTCACGGCAGACAGACACTCGCTGGCAGGGGTGAATGTCGCGCAGTCATGGGCCAGTTGAACCGCCAACGGCAACCTGGCACCCCGCGTGACCGCAGACAGACGGGGGACGATGGCCGGCCACAGGAAGCGATCCACGCACGGCCGATAGTGCCTGCTCGCCGCATATCGTGATCGAATCCCCGGCGCAGGACACCAGAGGGCGGAGCCATCGGCGCCGAGCAAGCGGGGAGCCGAGACGGCGTTGCCGCCTTGCGGATGAGCATGCCCAAAGCGGTCGGGTGAGCGCCCACACGGCTCCCGAGCTCCGTTGTCAGCACTGCCGCCTTGGTGGCGGGACGGTTCGCCGACGAGGGCGGTCATCCTCGCTACCGTCGGGACGGGCCGAAGGGACTCCCCGGCCCGTCCCGACGGTCGTCACCGCCCGACCACAGCGGGCGTACCACCTTCCTCGGTGCCCCACACATCGGCGTCACCCTCCAGGTAGTCCGCGGAGGTGGTGACACTGCTGCCCGGTTCTGCCCTCTGTGTGGCGTCGTCGCCAGTCGTCGCGACCCTGGGGGCGGGTGCCAGGAAGGTGTCGTCGTCCTCCTGACGGTGCCACGCGTTACGGCGTCGACGGTTGCGTCGCTCGCTCTCCTCCGCCGCGTCGACCAGAACGGCACGTGTCCGCTCCCCGTTCCCGCGTTCGCCGCCCGCGCCCGCGCCGGCGCCGCCCATGCCACCCAGCGGGGGGGCCGGGGTGCCGGGCGCGCCGGGGGCGCCGGGGGCGCCCATTTGAGGCGTGAGCGGACCGCTTCCACCTATGCCAGGACCGAGGGGTGGTGCGGTGTTCGAGCCCTGCGCAGCCAGCGATTCGGAGCCGGGTAGCGAGGAACCGCCGAGCGGGGCGAAGTCGCCCCCGCCGCCACCAATGGGCAGGTCGGGCAGCGGCACGTTCCGAGTTGTGCTGGGGCCGCCGCCGACCGTCTCATTCAGACTTTCGCCCGGCCCGGACGCGGGGAGATCGAGATCGGGCAGATTGAGGTCGGGAGTGTTGAGGTCAGGAACGTTGATATCGGGGGTGTTGAGATCCGGCAGGTTCACCGTCTCTTTGTTGCCCTGTGCATCGGTGACGGTGGTGGCACCGGTGTCGGGATCGATGGACTGGGTGCTGCCGTCCGGGAAGGTGGTCGTCAGCTTGCCGTTGTCATCTAGGACAGTGGTCGAGCCGTCCGGGTTGGTCACCGTCGCTCCGTGGGTGAGATCCACACTCGTGGTGCCGCCGTCGGTGCCGGTGGTGGTCAGGATCCCGCTGTCAGAGTCGAACGTCGCCTTGCTGCCGTCCGGGAACGTAGTGGTGAAGTCGCCTTCGTGGGACGTGGTGTGCCCGCCGGTCGGGGACTCCAGACCGGTCTGGCTTGTGTTGAAGTCCCCAAGGTCTCCCAGGTCTCCCAGGTCTCCCAGGTCCTCCAGGCCGCCTATCGTCTGCGTCGGCAGCTTGATGTCATTGGAACCGCCCTGGCCGTTGAGGTTGCCGAGATCCCCCAGGTTCGTCGTGACCGACTTACCGTCCGGATCAGTCGTGACCGCCTCCCCCGTCGCCGGATCAACCGTCTGCGTCGACCCATCCGGGAACCTCGTCGTCAACTTCCCGTCATCACCCAGCGACGTCACCGAACCATCCGGATTCCTCACCGAGTTACCGCCACCCAGATCCTCCGTCGTGACCTGCCCATCAGGACCAGTCACCGTCACCGTCTCAGTGTCAGGATCAAAGACCGAACTACTCCCGTCCGGGAACTCGTTGACCACCCCACCGTCATCCGTCAGCCCCGTACCACCACCCGTCGGTGTATCGAGACCACCCCCACCCAGACCACCGTTGAGGTTCCCGAGATTCCCCAGGTTCGTCGTCACCGACTTACCGTCCGGATCAGTCGTGACCGCCTCCCCCGTCGCCGGATCAACCGTCTGCGTCGACCCATCCGGGAACCTCGTCGTCAACTTCCCGTCATCACCCAGCGACGTCACCGAACCATCCGGATTCCTCACCGAGTTACCGCCACCCAGATCCTCCGTCGTGACCTGCCCATCAGGACCAGTCACCGTCACCGTCTCAGTGTCAGGATCAAAGACCGAACTACTCCCGTCCGGGAACTCGTTGACCACCCCACCGTCATCCGTCAGCCCCGTACCACCACCCGTCGGTGTATCGAGACCACCCCCACCCAGACCACCGTTGAGGTTCCCGAGATTCCCCAGGTTCGTCGTCACCGACTTACCGTCCGGATCAGTCGTGACCGCCTCCCCCGTCGCCGGATCAACCGTCTGCGTCGACCCATCCGGGAACCTCGTCGTCAACTTCCCGTCATCACCCAGCGACGTCACCGAACCATCCGGATTCCTCACCGAGTTACCGCCACCCAGATCCTCCGTCGTGACCTGCCCATCAGGACCAGTCACCGTCACCGTCTCAGTGTCAGGATCAAAGACCGAACTACTCCCGTCCGGGAAAGTGCTGGTGATCTTTCGATTGTCGGCCCTGGTACCGCCGCCGGTGGGGTTCAGCAGGGAGGCGCCGCCGTTGAGCCCGGTCAGGGCACCCAAATCCTGAGTGGTCGGGGGCGTGTCGGAGTCGCGCGTGTCGCCTGGATTATTGTTCAGACCAGCGAGAGCCCCCAGGTTCTGGGTCAGGGCTTCGTTGAAGTCCTTCGTCCCGCCCGGGCCGTCACCATTCAATCCGTCCGGAGCGTCGGTATTCTTGTTAGTCACATCATCGGGGACATCGTTCGTACGGTCGTTCAGGTCTCCGAGGTCGCCCAGACTTTCGGTGGTTATTTTTTTTCCGTCCGGTCCGCCCCCACCGAGGAGGCTGTTCAAATCCTGGCCGCCGCCCACGGGATTGTTCAAGTCGCCCAGACCATCCTCGAATTTGTCGGCTTGCTCCTGGGCCCTTCGCTCCTCCTCTGCCTGCGCTTCTTCCTGTTCCTTACGCAGCTTGTCTTCGTACTCCTTCTGCTCTTTCCTGTCCTGCTCTACTTGCCGCTTCTGCTCCTCCTCGTACTCCTCCTGCTCCTTATGGTCCCGCGCCTGCTGCTCCTTCAGCTCCTTCTCGTACTGCTCCTGCTCTTCATGGTCCTGCGCCTGCTGCTCCTTCAGCTCCTTGTCGTACTCCTCTTTATCCTTCCTGTCTTTCTCGTAGTCCTCCTTCATCTTATTGAAGTAGTCTTCCGCTTCTTCGTTCTGCTTGTCGATATCCTCGCTCTCGTCATCCGCCTTCTTCTTCGCGTACTCTTCGGAGGCCGTTCCGGTCGACTTCGGCTTGGGAAGGTTCTCATTGAACACCCTTGCCAGGTCCAGAAAGTGGTTGTTCAGTGCGGACTGCA
Above is a window of Streptomyces sp. SAI-135 DNA encoding:
- a CDS encoding SDR family NAD(P)-dependent oxidoreductase, which produces MDLSNRTVLIVGGTSGIGRELARRFAAAGSTVAVGGRSPEALSELAEEGFGTISIDVTDGASVASARDAALARYPELDTVVTMSGVMLLEDLRDPAHFEAAATTIDTNLLGTIRVIDAFTPHLIRRGSGTLITVTSGIAFLPFPPMPSYAASKAAVHAYSEALRAQLDGTGVGVVELVPPAVATAGQEKVNPHALPLDDFATEVMHLLAQDPTPHEILVKGVRVHRWAERDGTYDDLVAQRSQALAMLPSRQG
- a CDS encoding M23 family metallopeptidase — its product is MVLRRWILFLSVALAVAAGLALPAVAGTERGILAVLFMGAAGTAVSAHTTPSKSAPTADKTPQPLPVAADEAVEKQTPQRKEVKEVAAEKTDVRTYAVKPGDYLSRIADEQDVSGGWERLYADNREAIGADPSLIRPGLKLVIGGKQAEAAALESSAADSFTYQRSGTKRAGTTAPARKRAGTVVPESSPVASTPRSQSPSKDSSDPKHSESKTARKATTAFKATGSVNGFTAPVTGAPLGTGYKTGGSLWSSGHHTGVDFLAAAGTPLKAVGAGTVVSADWSDAYGNQVVIQLADGYYAQYAHLSALSVASGQAVTAGQQIGLSGATGNVTGPHLHFEIRTTPDYGSDIDPVAYLRTKGVSIG
- a CDS encoding AAWKG family protein (Members of this family are unrelated to eukaryotic Tcp10, although some members contain a repetitive region similar to a C-terminal repeat region of Tcp10.), which codes for MADRYDPNSVANVDKFDGGGASADDTWAGLVTHLTGFPVPDRATIFDKLRSEHGGKLFRMDIKKHSIDSVIEGSGFLRNEGEDYDIWFFDNSGSGSLNQARIVFEGRVRDGNEIIFSDAKSNRAGNDFKDWHKDEFSTIPLSQYMNGPRAALRALLGGNTQDTQFSGLNVAGSDAVDLSSFTATGESFDYAAKFFKDQAVVLKDWEDRFSRDDASWKGEAAEVFESLLKKIRENYDSYVETFNSTPPGTEDASGSTIYSRSLSQARMYLQDSTATLLEAWYEWASSPYFDPHRVLRYVLDDLAQWVDANNVTKVDIERVSHENAVSYGAIPQGGFSQVHPEYGDLSDIGNWAKVGDKAVTIWNQGVDEYLGKPAAVVQSALNNHFLDLARVFNENLPKPKSTGTASEEYAKKKADDESEDIDKQNEEAEDYFNKMKEDYEKDRKDKEEYDKELKEQQAQDHEEQEQYEKELKEQQARDHKEQEEYEEEQKRQVEQDRKEQKEYEDKLRKEQEEAQAEEERRAQEQADKFEDGLGDLNNPVGGGQDLNSLLGGGGPDGKKITTESLGDLGDLNDRTNDVPDDVTNKNTDAPDGLNGDGPGGTKDFNEALTQNLGALAGLNNNPGDTRDSDTPPTTQDLGALTGLNGGASLLNPTGGGTRADNRKITSTFPDGSSSVFDPDTETVTVTGPDGQVTTEDLGGGNSVRNPDGSVTSLGDDGKLTTRFPDGSTQTVDPATGEAVTTDPDGKSVTTNLGNLGNLNGGLGGGGLDTPTGGGTGLTDDGGVVNEFPDGSSSVFDPDTETVTVTGPDGQVTTEDLGGGNSVRNPDGSVTSLGDDGKLTTRFPDGSTQTVDPATGEAVTTDPDGKSVTTNLGNLGNLNGGLGGGGLDTPTGGGTGLTDDGGVVNEFPDGSSSVFDPDTETVTVTGPDGQVTTEDLGGGNSVRNPDGSVTSLGDDGKLTTRFPDGSTQTVDPATGEAVTTDPDGKSVTTNLGDLGNLNGQGGSNDIKLPTQTIGGLEDLGDLGDLGDLGDFNTSQTGLESPTGGHTTSHEGDFTTTFPDGSKATFDSDSGILTTTGTDGGTTSVDLTHGATVTNPDGSTTVLDDNGKLTTTFPDGSTQSIDPDTGATTVTDAQGNKETVNLPDLNTPDINVPDLNTPDLNLPDLDLPASGPGESLNETVGGGPSTTRNVPLPDLPIGGGGGDFAPLGGSSLPGSESLAAQGSNTAPPLGPGIGGSGPLTPQMGAPGAPGAPGTPAPPLGGMGGAGAGAGGERGNGERTRAVLVDAAEESERRNRRRRNAWHRQEDDDTFLAPAPRVATTGDDATQRAEPGSSVTTSADYLEGDADVWGTEEGGTPAVVGR